Proteins encoded within one genomic window of Humulus lupulus chromosome 1, drHumLupu1.1, whole genome shotgun sequence:
- the LOC133819717 gene encoding uncharacterized protein LOC133819717, with amino-acid sequence MPSYVKFIKEILSKKRKMEDYETLVLTEECSAILQRKLPQKLRDPGSFTIPCTIGKIECMHALCDLGASINLMPLSVFGRLGLGEASPTTVTLQLADHSVKHPRGIIKDVLVKVEKFIFPADFIVLDMEEDENAKIILGRPFLATRCFKVDMVEKAVAEINLTEDSLQRSLTIDDIDAELDSEVQECV; translated from the exons atgcccagctatgtgaaATTTATAAAAGAGATTCTGTCCAAGAAAAGGAAGATGGAAGATTATGAGACGTTGGTGCTCACCGAAGAGTGCAGTGCAATATTGCAGAGGAAGTTgccccaaaagttgagagatccggggagctttACTATACCGTGTACAATCGGGAAGATTGAATGTATGCATGCTTTGTGTGATTTGGGGGCAAGTATAAATTTGATGCCTTTGTCTGTATTtggaagacttggtttgggggaggctagTCCTACAACAGTTACATTACAGCTAGCAGATCATTCAGTTAAGCACCCCAGAGGAATCATAAAGGATGTCCTTGTTAAAGTGGAAAAATTCATTTTTCCGGCAGATTTCATAGTATTGGATATGGAAGAAGATGAAAATGCCAAAATCATTCTGGGAAGGCCATTTTTAGCTACTAG GTGTTTCAAAGTTGACATGGTAGAGAAAGCAGTGGCAGAAATTAATCTCACAGAGGATTCACTTCAGAGGAGTTTGACAATTGATGATATAGATGCTGAGTTAGACAGTGAAGTCCAAGAGTGTGTATAG